In Harmonia axyridis chromosome X, icHarAxyr1.1, whole genome shotgun sequence, a single window of DNA contains:
- the LOC123686233 gene encoding histone H4 produces MTGRGKGGKGLGKGGAKRHRKVLRDNIQGITKPAIRRLARRGGVKRISGLIYEETRGVLKVFLENVIRDAVTYTEHAKRKTVTAMDVVYALKRQGRTLYGFGG; encoded by the coding sequence ATGACTGGCAGAGGCAAAGGTGGTAAGGGTTTGGGAAAAGGTGGCGCTAAGCGTCACAGGAAAGTTCTACGAGACAATATCCAAGGAATCACGAAGCCCGCTATCAGAAGATTGGCCCGCCGCGGTGGGGTGAAACGTATCTCTGGTTTGATTTACGAAGAAACTAGAGGTGTACTTAAGGTATTCCTAGAAAACGTTATTAGAGACGCTGTAACTTACACCGAACACGCAAAAAGGAAGACTGTAACAGCAATGGACGTCGTATATGCTTTGAAACGCCAAGGTCGTACGTTGTACGGTTTCGGAGGTTAA
- the LOC123686222 gene encoding histone H3, which yields MARTKQTARKSTGGKAPRKQLATKAARKSAPATGGVKKPHRYRPGTVALREIRRYQKSTELLIRKLPFQRLVREIAQDFKTDLRFQSSAVMALQEASEAYLVGLFEDTNLCAIHAKRVTIMPKDIQLARRIRGERA from the coding sequence ATGGCCCGTACGAAGCAAACCGCAAGAAAATCCACTGGCGGAAAGGCACCGCGTAAGCAACTTGCCACAAAAGCGGCACGTAAAAGTGCACCCGCTACTGGTGGCGTAAAAAAACCTCATCGTTACCGTCCAGGTACCGTAGCTCTTCGTGAGATCCGTCGTTATCAGAAAAGTACCGAGCTGTTGATTCGCAAACTTCCTTTCCAAAGGTTAGTGCGCGAAATTGCCCAAGACTTCAAGACCGATCTCCGTTTCCAGAGCTCCGCCGTGATGGCCCTTCAAGAAGCTAGCGAAGCTTATCTGGTCGGTCTATTCGAAGATACAAATTTATGTGCCATTCACGCCAAGAGAGTAACCATTATGCCGAAGGACATTCAACTTGCTCGACGTATCCGTGGCGAACGTGCTTAA
- the LOC123686228 gene encoding histone H2B-like: MPPKTSGKAAKKAGKAQKNISKSDKKKKRKRKESYAIYIYKVLKQVHPDTGISSKAMSIMNSFVNDIFERIAAEASRLAHYNKRSTITSREIQTAVRLLLPGELAKHAVSEGTKAVTKYTSSK, encoded by the coding sequence ATGCCTCCTAAAACTAGCGGAAAAGCTGCCAAGAAAGCTGGCAAGgcccaaaaaaacatttctaaaagcgacaagaagaagaaacgcaAGAGGAAGGAAAGTTACGCTATCTACATTTATAAAGTATTGAAACAAGTCCATCCGGATACGGGTATTTCAAGCAAGGCTATGAGCATCATGAACAGTTTCgttaatgatattttcgaaCGCATCGCCGCCGAGGCGAGTAGACTTGCTCACTACAACAAACGTTCGACAATAACCAGCAGGGAAATTCAAACAGCAGTGCGCCTTCTCTTGCCCGGTGAGTTGGCAAAACACGCCGTCAGCGAAGGAACTAAAGCAGTAACAAAATACACCAGTTCCAAATAA
- the LOC123686225 gene encoding histone H2A — MSGRGKGGKVKGKAKSRSNRAGLQFPVGRIHRLLRKGNYAERVGAGAPVYLAAVMEYLAAEVLELAGNAARDNKKTRIIPRHLQLAIRNDEELNKLLSGVTIAQGGVLPNIQAVLLPKKTEKKS; from the coding sequence atgtctGGTCGCGGTAAAGGTGGAAAAGTTAAGGGTAAGGCAAAGTCTCGTTCCAACCGAGCTGGATTACAATTTCCAGTTGGTCGTATTCATCGTTTATTACGCAAAGGAAATTATGCTGAACGAGTTGGAGCTGGAGCACCCGTCTATCTAGCCGCTGTTATGGAATATCTAGCCGCCGAAGTTTTGGAATTGGCCGGTAACGCAGCACGTGACAACAAGAAAACCAGAATTATTCCCAGACATCTTCAGCTGGCAATCAGAAACGACGAAGAGTTGAACAAATTGCTATCGGGAGTAACTATCGCTCAAGGTGGTGTTTTACCGAATATCCAAGCCGTCCTCTTGCCAAAGAAGACAGAAAAGAAATCATAA